In Isoptericola jiangsuensis, the following proteins share a genomic window:
- a CDS encoding RNA-binding S4 domain-containing protein produces MDTPIEVPIRDDVIRLGQFLKLAGLAESGTHARDLVADGDVLVDGEVETRRGRQLQRGARVTVATPEGDETAVVV; encoded by the coding sequence ATGGACACCCCGATCGAGGTCCCCATCCGTGACGACGTCATCCGGCTGGGCCAGTTCCTCAAGCTCGCCGGCCTCGCCGAGTCGGGCACGCACGCCCGCGACCTGGTCGCCGACGGCGACGTGCTCGTCGACGGCGAGGTGGAGACACGCCGCGGGCGCCAGCTCCAGCGCGGCGCACGGGTGACGGTCGCCACCCCGGAGGGCGACGAGACCGCGGTCGTGGTCTGA